AGCAACAATCAAGCCAGCCCTAGAAATCTGAGGTTCTTCATTTACAACCCAGTGCAACGCACCTTTAACTAGCACACCGCCTGTTCTTTTCAAATGGGGGTGATGAGGGAACTTCCCAACTCTATGCCATGAATTCGCCTTCAAACTATAAGCTTTAGCCTCATAGTGAAAAGATTCATCATCATGCATCCCTTCGAGCATAACAATTCTCACCACTTTATAATCATCACTAACGCTGTCATACCCAAACCCATAAATCCTATTCTCATAATACCTCCATTTCTCCTCGAGCTCAACCGAAGAGTCAGGCAATTTCCGATATTTCCGAGTCGAAGGGTTCCAGAGAACTACGCTATCGAACGAATTCGATAAACAAATAATCCCATTACAAGAGCCCCAAACCTTGGTGCTGTAGTCCTGGCACCGCAAAGGATGGTAGTGGAGCTCTACGGCCTGTACCGTGCCGTCCAGCGAATCGAAATCGACGGCGTGGAGGTGCTCATCCCTGAGGATGAGGCCGAGATTGGCGCGGGTTTGGATGGAGCGATTGAGATGCAACTTGGCGAATTCTGAACTCTCGATTAGGGCACGCCAACGCGGCGACACCGCCTTGAACCGTACTAGGTCCTTCACCGGCAACCGGCAGAGTATGTCGACAGTGACGTCCTCAGGCAGCTGCGACATTTCTTCGTGTTTCAGTGAACACGGATGAAAATGGGCAATTTTAAGAGTACGCATCAGTACCTTTCTCTGCCCAACCGAGGCGTCAGTCGTACGCACCGGTCAAGTCCCGGATAGACCTCCCCGCGGTCTTCCTTCCtgctttatatataataaagtatgCAGGAAAATGCTATGGTTCCGTCATCGCTTACACttcaaattatataataatataattaaaatattttttattaaaatcatcACTCTCACATTATCTCCATCTCCTTAATGTCAGAAGAAATaagtcataaataaaaattttattttagtacataaaataaaaaatcaaactcacaatctattaatataaatcttaatttattataattcaacCACTTAATCTATATTTTAgagttctaaaatattttttatctaagaCAATAAAGTGAGACGACacgagaaatatttttattatttgtgatGTGTTTATTATGTAATCTAAAATATAGCTCGAGAGATACCAATAACATGATCCaagtttttattatatattttttgtataattatatattttttatttcaattatatttttatttttattatttattattttaattatatctttacatttaattatacttttatatttatatttttaaattaatttaatgcatGACTCACTGTTAGGTCTTTCTTTATCTCGGTTGGTCTACCTAGGATGACAGCCTATTCTCTATCGTCCATACAGAAAGAACCTCaactttttagttatttacAAGATTACCAAGGCGTAGAATTATCTCGTTTCCTGTAATTTGAAGTCCGGTTCCAATATTCTGTTCGGCTTCAGATCTCCTCTCTCTCCGGCGGCCGCGCGATCCTCCGTAACCATCGCCGTCGTCATCGCCAACGTCCTCGGCTCACTCTCCTGCATTAGCGTTGGAGAATCCAAGGGGAATCATCAAGGTAATGAAAAGTTTTTCCCTTCGTTTTTGTTATCTTTAAGATCTGCTACTTCCGGATCTGGCTGATTAAATGTTCTTAGTTTtacttttaatcttaaaatttctcaactagtgagattaaggcttatGGTTATTGTTGTTGATTGATTCATCCTTACATTTGGTCCTTCCCACGTCTGGGCTGAgcgctttttttcttttaattttttagtcttAAAATCTGCTATTTTCCTGGACATGAGCCCGggaacatttttcattttttttatctttaataattatgtgttcTATTTCTGCCCTCACGTATGAAATcgatgaatttttaaaaaaggtaATTGATACAAGCTAGTTCATTGCTATAGCCAGCGATCAGCTATGACCACCGACAAGTAGAGAAAATGGAGTTCGAGATGAGAAAGGTAGTACAGAGattgggaggaagaagaattaAGAATGATCTTATTGAATGATTcagtaaataaatatacaattcgCATAATTGGCGCGAATGCCAACTTCTAAGCAACTGAAAAATCAACCCTAGTAGCTCCAGCTAACTACGCAACTACTAGGTTCAACATCAATTGCTAGATTCTCTTTCAAATTCAGCTTTGCTAGTCTTGTAATTGAGGTTCAATTGACTCAATCACTAGGTCCTCTTTCAAGTTGCTCTGCTCAAACACCATCAACATCCGTCAATGTCAGCTGAGATCTCTGCACTCTGCTGTCTTCATATTTCAAACGCCTTTTGGGACCCTCTTTTCTCTGGCTCATCTCCTCTATGAATTAGCATAtaccttcttctttttgttctcaCTTTCCTCCTGGGCATTCTGATCTCTTTTGGCTCCTAGCTGTGCATCAGTAATGGTAAACAAATAAAAGTTATATCATCTTTTTGttcaaaaacatattaaatatttgtttacctgcttttcattcttttgatatttttttttttcttttggatgGTGAATGAAGCCGCAGGAGACTACCACTTAACGTGTCAAGCGATTTGAAGAAGCACCACACGCGGTGACCCTGAACAAAATTGCTTATTGGACTCTGAAAACCTCAGAATCCTCACTGATCTATTTTTTCAGGTACCTGAATAATTAACTCGTTTTAAATAATCATCTTGATTTTTTCGTTTAATTTAAGAATCTGAACTAAGTAGATTCCTGTGTTTTAAGGAATGTGAAAATAAGTGAGCTGTTTGTTTTCTAAAACTACAGAAAAATTTCAGTGTAAACATTTGCCATCCACAGATTCTGAGCGACCTTATCACAAGAACAATATCAGGTCCGGTAGGAAATTGAAGAGGCCAGATGAATGGATTCAAAGTATACAAagaattctcaaattaagtATTTGATTATAATAGACTTTTTAGGGCTGTAGGAATTGAGAATATAATGTTCaaagtaaaatagaaaatagactTTTTGTGTGGTTTCTCCCCTCTTAATCTTATTCTCCACCCCCTAATGTTGACTTAGAAAACACTTTTAAATGAAGCCTTCAACGTTAGGTATAAGTTCATGGCTAAGCCTTTTGAATTTGGACCTAAACTACGTTCAATTTTCTTGTATGGTCCAAGTATTCGTATAATGAATTAACTTCCTTAATTCTCCCGCCCCATGTCCTCATAATTTGAGCTCACTTTAATGACCTTAATGGGATTAGTAATTGACAAGAATAGGGTTCTCATGAGGTGGCGCAATTCTCATCAAGGTAACACAACAAATGCGCTTGCATTACAAAATATTCATATATTACCTTATTCTGGTTAAGGGTTTTACATATTGTGTATGTTAAGCATGCTTACAGAGGTATTTTCTAATTCTGGGTAGTAGAACTGGAATAGTAGATCATTAAGTAAGGAGATTCCATTGTCTAAGTTTTGACTTTGCATTTCTGTTTTCTGGGTCCTCTTGTTGTTGTACAGGTCTAGTTTAAAGGTAATTTACTTGTGTCCTGAATTTTCTTAgctatttaaaatttgttttctctATTAAGCAGCATGATGACAGTATTTAAGATTTCTTATGGCTAGATGTAGAGCCATCTCCTGATGCTTCTTCTGAAGGCTCTCTCTCACATGTTGGGATTGGCAACCAGTATGTGAAGAAGTTTgggaaaatatgatatttctGCATGCAAAAATTTTACAGGCAGCAGGATTGATATCGTCTATGATATCGGCAGCGAAACCCTCGAGAACTGTTTTCCTAATTCTCTGAATTTTGTTGCAGGCAACAAAACCCTTAAATTATCATAATGGAAATAGCAGACAGGGCTGTTGGGTTCTTGTTGTCCTTTATCAGCCTATCCATATTCACTTATTACACCTTTTGGGTCGTCATTCTGGTCAGTTTACAGTCCATGAAGTTAAAAAATGTTCCAAACTTGAATAAACTTTGATATTTACATCTATCTGTATGCAATTTCAGCCATTTGTGGACAGCGATCACTTTATTCACAAATACTTTCTTCCACAAGAATATGCCCTTCTCATTCCTGCATTTGCCGGCGTGGTGCTACTCTGCTTCTTGTCTGTCTTTATCGGGCTCGTGATGCTCaagtccaagaagaagaaagcatgATCCTGGTTCTGCTGCagtttttgaattgattttgaTGTAGTATAGCCCTTTTCGACTGGACTTCTTATAGTTTTTAGATGAAATAAGCTGTTTGGATTTCACTGTGGTTGCATAGGTTCATTCTGATTGCAGGTTTGACATGTTAAAGCCAAACCCAATCTTCTGTGTGTCAAAAACTGAGAAATATGCTTAGGCTTTGTTTGGGAtagtaatggaatggaatgaaatgaaatgaaatgaaatgtgaAATAGTTTCTCTTTGTTGGAAAGAGTAGGAAATGGAAagttatgaaaaatgtttttacTTGTTTACAAGAGCAATGGGAATAGATGGAATGAGATCATGTTAACGAATAAATAACCATTATACCATTTTAATGAAAAGATTAACAGTCAGAATGCCAAAAAACAAGCAAGTTTTCTATTCATTCTTTCTCAAACGGCTCCATTACTATCACCTACCTTAacattctattattatttatctatatCCCAAACAAGACCAATGCTCTTTCAATCCCTAACACGCGGAATGAGAAAAGATTGAAAGGTTTAGCATGATATTAGGTCGGTCTAAGTAACAATGTCCCGGAAAAGGGAAAAAGCCTTTACAAATCCCAAGTCAAACTACTACCTATCCCACCATCCACTGCAAGAAGCTTTATGTTCCACGTTTAACATTTGTTAATTAAGTTCTAGAATCATCACAACTTCATATAAGCTTCAATCTTGAGCAAAGTTCATTCTACACAACTAAAAGCCAGGCAATTAAGTACACAAGGCTACTGTTGAGTCTTACGTTTTATAACCTTAAACTAGAGAGGGAATGGAATATAAGGAAAAGGGTATAGGAGACTAAGGCTTAGTTTGGCTAGGCGTTTGTTTGATAGCTGAAAAGCtgggtagtgtttaagttgTGTAATAACGTTTAAATTAAGTAACGTTTAAGCCaataatgtgtttggataaatatgcttttaagctattagtgtaaaattatgtgtttggtttgtaaaagctgataaattattagaatttgacaaaaaaactaaaatagacatgatattaaataatgtaaataaaatttaaaaaatataatttttttaaaaaaattaaattgatgtatagctaaaatgcttacagttaataaattataaaacataattaaaaatatataatttttaaattttatgtataaatttgaatttaattcataaaaatctaaatatatattatattagattcttcaaaaatatattttattaaaattaatatatattatgtgttatgtataaaattattgctatatataatatatgttatatacgaactataatatatatatagtattatatgttatatatatatatatatgtacacagtGAAGAACTGAAAAAGGAGGTCGGCAACAGAGAAGGAGATGGGCGACGACGTAGGAGGGGATGGCGACAGCCCAGGAGACAACCGCGAGATGAGGTGAAGTAGGCGGCAGAGATGCGACGGCATTGGGCAGCATGCGGTGGCAGATCTGGAAGCAGAGGCGGCGATGGCGGTAGCAGGACTGAGGCAGCTGAACTGGGCTTGCGATGGCGGTGAAGAAGCCAGCTTGCGGCGGCCGAGCTTGGCGACGGCGACGGAGGAGCTGGAGGCGACGGTGGGGGCGATGGCGAGGCAGATGGCGACGGGCGACAGTGGCAGTGGGAAATTGGTTGCAAAGGTTGAAGATAAAAGATATTGGTTGGAAATAGATGTTTTGGTTGAAGATAAATGGGTAATTTCCATGGTCAACGTAGCGTTTTCTCCCACAGCGATTTGCAAAAGCTGAGGGGGAGGAACTTTTGAAAACGCTATTCAAATAGCGTTTAAGCTGTTGAGCATTTAAGTTATTTGAGTTTGCCaaacatttaataaaaaaagcTTGACAGCGAAAAAGCTATACTAATAGCTTAAAAGCGGTCAAACCGCTTAGCCAAACGGACCCTAAGAGTCGTCTTCGGGCTGAATTAATAGAGCAAAAGGACCGAACTACCTTGCATTAGTTTTAGCAAGCATAACGTAGTTCCTTCACAGTGCGATTGTCAGCTATTAGCACAGGCAGTGATTCTCAATGAAAACATCAAATGCATCACTGCGTGGCTGCATCTCACATTCTTCACAACTTGAATCAGCAAACATTCTGGGTTCGGCATACTTAAATTGTaatcaaagagaaaaatgtACATCTCACAGAATCAAAAGTTTGTCGGCTACCATAAAGAAAACATTTGAATGTAACTGTTTGTATATAAGACAGGCTCCTTTCATACTAATATGCTTTCACTCCTTTCCAACCAGCCTAATCACCACTGAGAACATTAAGAATGAAGTTCTGCAACTTGATTCTCTATTTCTTGTTGTTGGAAGAGgagggtggtggtggtggggggATCCACTAATTCTTTAATCATGTACAAAACCATAGACAAATCACAACCCTAAACATAGGTGATAATAGCCGTGCCCTTTGAAAATCACGatccatataaaattttacctTGTTAGTAATCTAGAAGAGAACTCCCTTCTTTGACAAGCACAAATAGGCCGCCATCACCTCTTGATATCCGGAGATCCTTGTCAAGGTATGTGATAAGAAGCCAGGATTGTGTTCGCTCACCGGGAATGGGTATCTTAAGTGGAGGTTGACCCGAAATTGCACGCGCTATGCTTGCCACAGCCTCTTGCAGGGGGTTAAGAGATTGCTGAACAGGAGATAAATTGATTTTCTGCCCAAAAATGTCTACATTGTCTGGGAGATTGATGTTTGACTTCACCTCTGGTGGCCGGAAGGTCCCTTCCTTAAATTGAACCTGTAAATTTGTCATAACTTGAACTTATTAATGAGCATGATGGTAAAGTCTCCATATTTTCAGTAAGTACCCAACAATAACCCGAGTGTGAATgtcaaagaataaaaatagcTCTGGAGATCATTCCCCATTGATAGGTGTGGATGTAATAATACCTCAATAAATTGCAACAATTAGAAGTAATGCACATATAATATGCAATTTTTGTTCATCAGATACATATGTTATGGTTCTTCCAAACTAGTATCATTGATCAAATGCACATCAGTCTGAAAGGATGTCTTAAGGTCCCCAACTACAATCTAATTGATTATCATGCTGCAATAAATTtgcatttttctgtttctttgCTCCTTACTGTTTGGGACACCAAGAGAGCTGTCTGTTAAGATAAAAGTTCAGATTCAATCACTCATGCTTGTCACACCTGTATCCTTGAAGGAGTTCGGACTTCAAAGCTGGCAGAGGCACTGAACGAGATAGTAGCAAAAGGGTTGGACAACTTTGTGGAGTTCTCTATAGTCAAGCTGCCAGTGTTAATTGCTTGGCAAATCCTTTCAACCTTCAAAAAAGGAGTGGTGCCTGCTGCCAAAAGAGGCAAAAGCTCAGAAAATGCTGTGTACCTGTCGAATAGAAAGTAAAATTAAGGGTCAACTGAAGTTACTAAAGTAAAAAAGAGATAGTGAGCACCATTATTTTACAAGTAAAAGTATTGCTAAGAAGATTAGAGGATTGAAAATTGAGTATACGCAAGGCTATAGAGAAGAATCCAAAAtctattgaaaataattgaGGTTCCCAGTTATAAATTCACGCCCACAAATTTGATAAGAATGCATGTACATGGACGAGAATGTATTTCCcccaaaacaaaaacatatcatATGCGTTTGTTGCACACATAATGTTaaatatacacatgcatatgtatataacTGACAATGGCATATGCCATTTCCAGGCAATATTAATGCATCCCGTTCCAATCTTTTCTCCTGTCTACTCAATCCTTAGATGACCATCCTCTCAATTGGTGATATCCAAGGCACTCTGATCTTATAGTTGACTACCACTTGACTATTGGTCCTGCTTCCTCTAGTTGACTACTAGCTCAACTATTTATCCTCTAAGGCCTCTACACACTTCCAATGTCATTATTTCATGCCTAATCATGCTTCACCACTCAATTATCCATAAAGACATACCATAAGCATCCATCATTAGAGAAAATATTACGAATTGTAAAAATAGTTGTTATCCTTTTTAGTTTTGGTCCTCAGTTAAATGGGATTTAATAAAGCAGTAAAAAGGAAAACAGGGTGAAAAAttggaatataaaatacaaCCAATATTGAACAGGGAATCCTACGACTGCCACACTCCTTCAGTTTTATCAGGCCACTAATTGTTGCACAGTAGCAGTTACATTACTTGAAGAACTTATCAAGAAGATcatattggagaaaataatttgaatttttgggagaaaacaatttaaaattttctaaaatatagaGTCCAGAGCTATAATGGAGTGTGCCATTAAGTATTGGCAAAAACACAGGTGAGTTTATACCTTCCAAAGTTCCTAGGTTGACAACAATAATGAATTGAGTCCAGAACAATCAATGTACTAGTATGGATTTAAATGACGTggatttttttgcatttaaataatcaaaagtACACACTAGAAACTGATAACTTAGTGGGCGAGCCTGTAGAAATCTCAAAAAAGCTTGTATATGTGAAAGACATATATAATTCTGAACAACTGAGAAATCTGACATTCAAACAAAGGAGGAACAAGTATGCTTCCTTTGACTGAATGAAAAGAACACTCCAATATCAAAAGGCCCTATGAGGCTACGATTTCTGTTCCTCCATGTGTGTCATATCACACAATTGGAGCTACATTCCACAAATTCACATCCTTATCATGGACCTTCTAAACGGCATCAATTCTAACTAGCCAATGAAGCACCAAGGTTGACATCAGAGTTAAAGTAGTCCCAAACATAAAGTATTTTACACTCCAAATCTCCCTCGACATTTTGCATAGAGGCAAGATGGTAAGATTTGCAGTTTGTTTCACACGAAGCACCAGTACAGAAGAATGTGCAATCTCTTCTGGAAGAATGCCACTTTAGGAGGAACTTTAGTTCTCGAAACACCTTTCCAAGGAATGGGGCATCACCTGAACCCCATGGAATGATAAAAGGAGTGAACATGCAAAGATCCATTAGCTTCTACAACCAAGTCATAAAGTCCTCACACTACCAGTACCAATGAAACTATACAACAATCAGAAAAGTGTTTATACAGAATCAACTACCCAATCCTGAAAGTTGCTTTCAAATGAGGGGTTCAGAAATATCTACATTAAggccaaaaaggaaaaaagaatgaAGCTTCCTCATCATTGGCAATGACAAATGAATCTGGAAAGGTATCCATGAAAGGTGTGTGCACACCAACAATAGCTTCCACAAATCCATGACTTTTGCAAAACATCAATTGTAACTAGCCAATTGACATTAAAGTTACCGAAGCAGTCCCAGACAAGAAGCAGAATACACTCCAAATCTTCGTTTATATTTTGCAAGGAGGCAAGATGATTAAATTACTTTACACTTTATTTCTTGTGAAGCACTGGTACAGTATACTGTGCTCtcttttcctcaaattttgccCCCAATATGTCTCAGAAACAAGGAATGCCACTTTAAGAGGAACTTTAGTCCTCCAAACACCTCTCCAAGGAAAGGGGTATCACTTGAACCCCATGGAATGATAAAAGGAGTGAACATGCAAAGAATCCAGTATCTTCTAACAATGAAACAGAGAGCCCTTCCACAACCAGTACCaaaccataaaataatcaaaagagtGTTTATATAGATTCAACTATGAAATGCTGAGAACTCATTTTATATGTAGAATTCCTAAAGATCTACATtaaagagagaataaaagacTAGCAACTGAACCTTCTTGATCACCGGCAATGATAAGCAAATCTAGAAACACCAGCATGAAAGGTGCGTCCCACATCAACAATTCAACCAAAATCTTGGCCTCCTACATCCGGCACACAAAAGGAGAAAAGCTGACTGAAATACTCCCTCACCCTCAAAATATACCTTTCCACAACTTCAACATCAAACAGACTCCTGTACTAGTCAAATTCCAGTCACTCAGACACCTATATTTTAAGCAACCCTCCTCCAAGCTATTCCTTCCTATTCTAAGTTCCAGGGCGGAttcccccccccacccccccaaagGGGCGCAGATCAAGT
The Diospyros lotus cultivar Yz01 chromosome 12, ASM1463336v1, whole genome shotgun sequence DNA segment above includes these coding regions:
- the LOC127786904 gene encoding F-box protein CPR1-like, producing MRTLKIAHFHPCSLKHEEMSQLPEDVTVDILCRLPVKDLVRFKAVSPRWRALIESSEFAKLHLNRSIQTRANLGLILRDEHLHAVDFDSLDGTVQAVELHYHPLRCQDYSTKVWGSCNGIICLSNSFDSVVLWNPSTRKYRKLPDSSVELEEKWRYYENRIYGFGYDSVSDDYKVVRIVMLEGMHDDESFHYEAKAYSLKANSWHRVGKFPHHPHLKRTGGVLVKGALHWVVNEEPQISRAGLIVAFDLGCEGYRLVPQPEYSDLNFLMNVERLGECLSVVCYYYYCKHVHVWVMNGYGVKESWTKLISVNEQSVIRYMQFVRPVGYSKNGEEVLLQLDGTRLLWYDLKRNQGRQVKIRGLQELMQVEMCVGTLVSLDDGGEGNGKKQQEQEDRNMGNFLSNGFKLVL
- the LOC127786994 gene encoding dolichol-phosphate mannose synthase subunit 2; this translates as MEIADRAVGFLLSFISLSIFTYYTFWVVILPFVDSDHFIHKYFLPQEYALLIPAFAGVVLLCFLSVFIGLVMLKSKKKKA